TGCCCGCCGGGGCCGCGTACGGCCTCCTGGGTCCCGTACCCGGCGACGGCGAACGGGGTGTCGCGCAGCCCCTGGGGACCCAGCGCGTCGAGCGCTCCGGCCTCGGGGAGCACGGCCGGGGTGAAGGTCCAGCGGGCTCCGACCCGGGCGGCGGGCAGCTCGATCACCGAGATGTCGTAACGATCGGACGCAGGCCCCGGGTACTCGGGGTGGTTGTACGCGGCGCCCGCCACGCCGACGGCCTCCGCCACGGCCGCCGGGTCGCCGGGGTGCTCGGCCGCGGCCTCGTCGAGGCCGGTCTGCACGTCCTGGTCGAGGGAGACGTAGAACTTCACGTTCGCCGGCCAGTCGGTGGTGCAGTGCGCGGCGGTCAGGAAGGTGTCCGCGTCGATCATGGTGCCGGAGCAGACCCAGTCGACCCGGTCGGGGGTGGCGGGGTCGTCGTCGTTGTCCCAGGTGGCGACGAGGGCGCCCACCTCGGTGCGCTCCGGCGCGGGAGTCGCGTTGTACGAGTTGATCGCCGAGGACGGCAGGGCCGCGCCGAGGACGAGCGCGCAGGCGGCGGCGGTGACGGCACTCAGGCGTACGGGTACGGCAGTCAAGGGAAGCCCTTCGAAGTCGTGGGGTCGGGGTCCTCCTGTGGGGTGATCGACAGTGAAGCGTGGGTGGCCGTCCGCGGCAAGAGTGACGGGATTCCTTGGCTGCGGCTTGACCAATTTCCTGTGACGGGAGGGAAGTTGGAAAGGATTTTTGGTCCGTTCCGCCCGCTCGCACTTTCCTATCCATTTGCCTAAAGACTTTAGGTGAATCCATACTCCATGGAGGTAGATGGAGGAGTGGTGATGGCTGGACGGGTAGGGCTGACCGCGCAGCGGCTGGTGGGCGCCGGGGCGGAGCTGGCGGATGAGCTCGGCTTCGAGCGGGTGACGCTGTCGGAGCTCGCACGGCGTTTCGACGTGAAAGTGGCGAGTCTGTACTCGCACGTGAAGAACTCCCACGAGCTGAAGACCCGGATCGCGCTGCTCTCGCTGGAGGAGATGGCCGACCGAGCCGCCGACGCCGTGGCCGGGCGGTCCGGCAAGGACGCGCTCGCCGCCTACGCGGGCGTCTTCCGCGACTACGCCCGACAGCACCCCGGGCGCTACGCCTCGACACAGTTCCCGCTCGACACCGAGACGGCTCTGGCCAGTGCCGGCGTACGGCACGCGCGGATGACCCGGGCCATTCTGCGGGGCTACCACCTGGTGGAAACCGAGCAGACCCACGCCGTCCGGCTGCTCGGCAGCCTCTTCCACGGCTACGTCAGCCTCGAGAACGCCGGCGGCTTCAGCCACAGCGCCCCCGACAGCCAGGAGAGCTGGGAACGCGTCGTCGACGCCCTCGACTCCCTGCTGCGCAATTGGCCCCCGTCCTGACCGCCCCACCCGACGCCCGTTCCACACCGCAGGAGTTGACGATGACCACGGATCCGCACTGGATCACCACCCCGATCACCGCCGAGCTGCTGCGCGGCGCCATCGAGCTGGAGCGCACCGCGCACGGACTGCTGCCGCACCGGCTGCCGGCCCGGGCCCGCACCCAGTGCACCGACGGCCAGCTGGCCATGGTCGAGGCCCAACCCTCCGGCGTGCGGCTCGCGTTCCGTACCCGGGCCACCGCCGTCGAACTCGACACGCTGCCCACCAAACGCCTCTACGTGGGCGCCCCGCCCCGGCCGGACGGCGTCTACGACCTGCACCGCCGCCGGCGTGACGCGAGGCGTCAGGGGGACGGGCTGACCTGGAGGGTGGTGCGGGCACCGCCCGAGGCTTCCTTCTCCACGGTGATCCGCGTCCCGGTGTCGGGGACCCGGACCCCGAGCTGCGGCAGCTCGGCGTTCCAGTAGGAGCCGTGGCGGTCGTCGAACACCGCGACCCCCGGCCGCGACGGGATCACCACGGGGGAGCCCGCCTTGTGGAGCACGATGCGGTCACTCGCCCGCTGCGAGAACGGCGCTGCTCGGGGAGAAGAACTGTCGCTGGTAGTAGCCCGTCCGAAGTCGCTGCGCTACAGCGTGTGGTTGTCGTCCCGGGCGGGCTTCCCGATGCTGTTGTGCAGGGGCCCCGGGTGCCGCCGAAGCGCGGATGCGTCTGATCGGCGAACTCGGCGAGGATGACGAAGACCTTGTCCTAGCGTTCCTAGGCGAGCTCGACGTACCGCTTGCCGATCTTCGCCGTGCGGGGGAGTGTGCCGTCCGCCGCCGCGCGCGGCCCGGCGCCGCCGCCCGCCGCGACGCTTTCGAGGGCCTGGCGGCGCAGCGCCTGACGCTGCAGCTCCAACGGGGCGGGCGGGGGAGCGGCGGCGTGCTCGTCCTGCGGCCCGCCGAGGGGTGGAGCGGGTGGAGGGGTAGCGGTGAGTGCGGGGGTGGAGAGGAGGGTGAGGGCGGCGAGGGATATCGCCGCTCCCACCGCAGCGAGTCTGCGCAAAGTGGCTTGCCTTTCCTTGAATCCTCCCCTTCCTGAAGGAGGGGGATTCCTAGCTCACTTCGCCTGGCACCTAGCAGGTGGCGGGGCTTACAAGATCAGCACTAGCCGGGTTGAGACCAGCCCGGACGAGCATCACGCGGGCGGAGTTCTTGTCCCTGGGAGACACGGTTCCGCACGCGGTGCACGTATACGTTCTCTCGGAGAGGGGCAGGCGGTGCTTGGCTCTCGCTCCGCAGTGCGCGCAGTCCATGGTGGTGTGCGCGGGGTGGACCAAGTACACGGTCTTGCCGTGCTTGCGGGCCATCTCGATGAGGGCCGTCTTGGTGGCGCCGATCGCGGCGTCGGCCGCCTTGCGGGCCATGGTGGTCTTCGCGAGGAACTTCGGGCGGAAGTCCTCCACGGCGAGGTGGTCGAAGTCGCGGACGACGCTCTTGGCCCACTTACGGGCGCTGTCCTGGCGCTGTCGGGCGGTCTTCTTCGACACCTTCGCCGCCGCCTGTCGGGCCTTGCGGTACCCGGCGGTGTCGGACTGGTTCTTCGGGGTGCGGCGGCGGGCCATGGCCCGCTGGTAGTGCGCGAGCTTCGCGGCGGCCGTCTTCCCGTGCTGGGCATGGGGGAGGTCGTGGGCGTCGCCGGTGGTGGTCGCGGTCTCCTTCACACCCCAGTCGATCCCGATCACGGCGCCGGTCTGCGGCAGGGGCTCGGTCAGGGTGGGGACGACGAAGCTGGCGTACCAGTGCCCGAGGCTGTCGCGGTACACGCGCACGCTCGACGGCGGCTTGGGCAGCTCCCGCGACCACACCACCGTCAAGACGATCCCGCCCGCCAGATGCAGACAGCCGTCCTTCAACCGGAACCCGCGCCGCGTGAAATTCAGCGATGGAGCCGCTTCCCGCTTCCGCTTGATGCGGGGCATCCCGGCCCGCTGCCGCATCGGCAGCTTCGCCTTGATGTCCTTGAGCGCCTTCGCCCGGGACTTCGCGAAGTCCCGGATGATCTGCTGCTGCGGGACCGAAGCGCCCTCGCGCAGCCACGCCATCGCGGCACGGGCCTCGGTCAGCATCTTGTCGAGCTGCGCCGGCCCGCACGTCGTCTTCGTCACTGCGTCCTTGTTGAGTTTGTGGACCTTGCGGGACATCGCCACGCACTCGTTCCACACCCAACGACTACGCCCCCACTCCACTTCCAGAGCAGTCCGAGCCATGGATGACAAGCGCAGCCGGTAGGTGTACCGGGCGTGGCCCGTCACCTCATCGGCCATCGCCGCTGTCGTCACCATCGAAACCTAACAGCCGCCACTGACAACGGAAGAGAACACAGGTCAGAACAGATACGCAGAGAACTCCGCCGCTCTGCCCCATGGACCCATTCCTCCCCGCTCTAAAGGGCGGGGCATCCTGCGAGAAATCGGGTGAACAGGTCATCGGCGGAGCCCTCGACGTCGAGGAAGCGGCCGCCCTCTACCGGGCGTCCACCCTCGCCGAGCGCCGCCCCGTGGAGGACACCCGGCGCTTCACGCGGATGCTCGCCGGCGCCAACCTCGTCGTCGTCGCCCGCGACGAAGACGGCCGCCTCATCGGCATCGCCCGCTCGATGACCGACGGCGCCTACGCCACCTACCTCAGCGACCTCGCGGTCGACGCCGCCTACCAGGGCCAGGGCGTGGGTCGCGACCTCATCCGCGCCACCCGGGAGGCCGCGCCGCAGGCCAAGCTGATCCTGCTGTCGGCCCCGGCGGCGGTGGACTACTACCCGCACATCGGGTTCACCGCCCACAACTCCGCCTGGACCATGGACGGCCCGTCCGCCTCCCTCTGATCCGCGCGGCCCCCGGCTCAGGCGAGGGCGGGTGCCCCGCTGTCGAGGCGGCCGGTGCGGCGCAGGTTGCCGGGGGTGGTGCCGTACCAGCGCTGGACCGCGCGGCGCAGGGCGCGGGCGTCGGCGTAGCCGCTGCGGGCGGCGATCGCGTCGATGCCGAGGTCGGTGTCGTGGAGCAGCCGCGTGATGTGGGCGCGGCGCACGGTTTCGACCTCGCCGCTCCACGTCGTGCCGTGTTCTTCGAGGCGCCGCTGGAGGGTTCGCGCGCTGAGGGTCAGGCGCCGCGCCACGCTGGTCAGCGTCGGGGTGGCCTCGTCGTGGGCGGCGGAGGCCAGGGCGGTGCGGAAGAGGGCCAGCCAGTCGTGCAGCGGGATCGCGGTGGCGAGGGTCTGCTCGGCGTGTCTTCGCAGCACCGTCGACAGGCCGGGCTGGGCGTGCGGGTTCGGGGCGCTCAAGTCGGCGGCGAGGAAGGTGATGGAACTGTCCGCGGCCTCGAAGTCGATGGTGCGGGTGCCGTAGAGCTCGGCCAACCCGTCGTGCCGGCTGGGCGCCTTGGCGGCCAGAGTGACGTGCAGGGGAACGAGGCGACGGTGCGCGGCTTCGCTGAGGCGCCGCCGGTAGAGGCCGAGTGCGTAGGCGCGGATGGCGCAGACCGCCTCGTAGGCCATGTCGGCCTGGTTGACGTGGCTGATCGTGACGTGTTCGCCGTCCTCGGTGATCCGGAGGGTCTCCGTACCGGTGTCGGCGACGCTGGCGAAGTAGGCCGAGGCGTCCCGGATCCCTTCGAGCGGGGTGGGCGCGGAGGTGATCAGGTAGTCCCACACCCCGAGCGTGCCGATGCTCGACTGCTGCGCCAGCACCACGGAAAGGTCGGTCCAGGGGCTGCGGGTGGTCGTCATTTCCGCGATGCGGATGCTCGTGCCCGAAGGGGTC
This genomic window from Streptomyces sp. NBC_01351 contains:
- a CDS encoding AraC family transcriptional regulator ligand-binding domain-containing protein: MSPASCRPAPPGDLHRKTAVAAGASELRGSAVSDYDMRPHRGFRAPHPRGGAPLLAPGAVRTLWERSPRYGREELSAQGSRRQPGDRTRHRGLSAPRWGQQAPRSRDDLVMHAGLCSAPVVSHAHQGTTSSALTRLSVNAARALGVPPQGYADLLGVAPEHLHDDLCRTPSGTSIRIAEMTTTRSPWTDLSVVLAQQSSIGTLGVWDYLITSAPTPLEGIRDASAYFASVADTGTETLRITEDGEHVTISHVNQADMAYEAVCAIRAYALGLYRRRLSEAAHRRLVPLHVTLAAKAPSRHDGLAELYGTRTIDFEAADSSITFLAADLSAPNPHAQPGLSTVLRRHAEQTLATAIPLHDWLALFRTALASAAHDEATPTLTSVARRLTLSARTLQRRLEEHGTTWSGEVETVRRAHITRLLHDTDLGIDAIAARSGYADARALRRAVQRWYGTTPGNLRRTGRLDSGAPALA
- a CDS encoding trypsin-like serine protease, giving the protein MTAVPVRLSAVTAAACALVLGAALPSSAINSYNATPAPERTEVGALVATWDNDDDPATPDRVDWVCSGTMIDADTFLTAAHCTTDWPANVKFYVSLDQDVQTGLDEAAAEHPGDPAAVAEAVGVAGAAYNHPEYPGPASDRYDISVIELPAARVGARWTFTPAVLPEAGALDALGPQGLRDTPFAVAGYGTQEAVRGPGGHTHPGGGVRMKAPVSFNALNGAWVRLGMTAPQGNGGACYGDSGGPNFATLGGKRTLVATTITGDGPCYATNVSYRLDTPGARAFLSPFAKLP
- a CDS encoding RNA-guided endonuclease InsQ/TnpB family protein gives rise to the protein MVTTAAMADEVTGHARYTYRLRLSSMARTALEVEWGRSRWVWNECVAMSRKVHKLNKDAVTKTTCGPAQLDKMLTEARAAMAWLREGASVPQQQIIRDFAKSRAKALKDIKAKLPMRQRAGMPRIKRKREAAPSLNFTRRGFRLKDGCLHLAGGIVLTVVWSRELPKPPSSVRVYRDSLGHWYASFVVPTLTEPLPQTGAVIGIDWGVKETATTTGDAHDLPHAQHGKTAAAKLAHYQRAMARRRTPKNQSDTAGYRKARQAAAKVSKKTARQRQDSARKWAKSVVRDFDHLAVEDFRPKFLAKTTMARKAADAAIGATKTALIEMARKHGKTVYLVHPAHTTMDCAHCGARAKHRLPLSERTYTCTACGTVSPRDKNSARVMLVRAGLNPASADLVSPATC
- a CDS encoding GNAT family N-acetyltransferase; the encoded protein is MDPFLPALKGGASCEKSGEQVIGGALDVEEAAALYRASTLAERRPVEDTRRFTRMLAGANLVVVARDEDGRLIGIARSMTDGAYATYLSDLAVDAAYQGQGVGRDLIRATREAAPQAKLILLSAPAAVDYYPHIGFTAHNSAWTMDGPSASL
- a CDS encoding TetR/AcrR family transcriptional regulator, giving the protein MAGRVGLTAQRLVGAGAELADELGFERVTLSELARRFDVKVASLYSHVKNSHELKTRIALLSLEEMADRAADAVAGRSGKDALAAYAGVFRDYARQHPGRYASTQFPLDTETALASAGVRHARMTRAILRGYHLVETEQTHAVRLLGSLFHGYVSLENAGGFSHSAPDSQESWERVVDALDSLLRNWPPS